A genomic segment from Candidatus Eisenbacteria bacterium encodes:
- a CDS encoding acyl-CoA dehydratase activase, with product MRITAGIDIGSTYTKAILLREDGVALGRALAPTGFRLAEAARETLGQALDGAALPRTGVSYVIATGFGRHQAAFADAHVTDITAAARGATFLFPGTRTVLDVGGQTMKASRLSEGGKVKAFRLNDKCAAGTGAFLEKTARYMGYSTEEIGPLVATSKEYPAISGVCAVFAESEVINHLSQGLAPADIMHGAIVSLVGRSVQLMRRVKMEPEFTLIGGILRFETMIRVAREQLHAGVNVPPSELVQFVPALGAAWLGLRRLEGLRPEAAGASCEPRPAASGAA from the coding sequence ATGAGAATCACGGCCGGAATCGACATCGGCTCCACCTACACCAAGGCGATCCTCCTCCGGGAGGACGGCGTCGCCCTCGGTCGCGCGCTGGCGCCTACCGGCTTCCGTCTGGCCGAGGCCGCTCGGGAGACGCTCGGCCAAGCCCTGGATGGAGCGGCGCTGCCCCGCACCGGCGTCTCCTACGTGATCGCCACCGGTTTCGGGCGCCACCAGGCCGCGTTCGCGGACGCTCACGTCACCGACATCACCGCCGCGGCGCGCGGCGCGACGTTCCTCTTTCCCGGAACCCGTACCGTCCTCGATGTCGGCGGGCAGACGATGAAGGCGAGCCGCCTCAGCGAGGGGGGCAAGGTCAAGGCGTTCCGGCTCAACGACAAGTGCGCCGCCGGAACGGGCGCGTTCCTCGAGAAGACCGCGCGCTACATGGGCTATTCGACCGAGGAGATCGGTCCTCTCGTGGCGACGTCCAAGGAGTATCCGGCGATCTCGGGGGTGTGCGCCGTCTTCGCCGAATCGGAGGTGATCAATCACCTGTCGCAGGGTCTCGCGCCCGCGGACATCATGCACGGAGCGATCGTCTCTCTGGTGGGGCGGTCCGTCCAGCTCATGAGGCGCGTCAAGATGGAGCCCGAGTTCACGCTCATCGGCGGCATCCTGCGTTTCGAGACCATGATCCGCGTCGCGCGCGAGCAGCTCCACGCCGGGGTCAATGTCCCGCCGAGCGAGCTGGTGCAGTTCGTCCCGGCGCTGGGCGCCGCGTGGCTCGGGCTCCGCAGGCTCGAGGGGCTCCGCCCGGAAGCCGCGGGAGCGTCGTGCGAGCCACGTCCGGCCGCAAGCGGCGCGGCGTAA
- a CDS encoding acyl-CoA dehydratase activase, whose amino-acid sequence MAYAAGVDVGSTQTKAVVIDEQGKIVGRALTDTGANVIRAAENAFRESLLGKDIREEEVEYVVGTGYGRYKVTFGNTQVTEISCHGRGAVHMFPGTRTVVDMGGQDTKAIRVSARGEVQDFCMNDKCAAGTGRFLGAAAAALHIDLDQLGPTALRGENPVKISTTCTVFAESEILSWLGKGKKIEDILLGVHRSSASRSVMLLWRTGIEEEVTFTGGVARNVAMVDSLQRELNLRVNTSEESHYIGALGAALFALDHILAGRVPAHARRSAS is encoded by the coding sequence ATGGCATACGCGGCGGGCGTGGACGTTGGATCCACGCAGACGAAGGCGGTCGTGATCGACGAGCAAGGGAAGATCGTGGGCCGCGCGCTGACGGATACGGGCGCGAACGTCATCCGCGCCGCGGAGAACGCGTTTCGCGAATCGCTCCTCGGGAAGGACATCCGCGAGGAGGAGGTCGAGTACGTTGTCGGGACCGGATACGGCCGCTACAAGGTGACGTTCGGGAACACCCAGGTGACCGAGATCAGCTGCCATGGCCGGGGCGCCGTCCACATGTTCCCCGGCACGCGAACCGTCGTGGACATGGGCGGGCAGGACACGAAGGCGATCCGGGTCTCGGCCCGCGGCGAGGTCCAGGACTTCTGCATGAACGACAAGTGCGCGGCCGGCACCGGCCGGTTCCTCGGCGCGGCCGCGGCGGCGCTTCACATCGATCTCGACCAGCTCGGCCCCACGGCGCTCCGTGGAGAGAATCCCGTGAAGATCAGCACGACGTGCACGGTCTTCGCCGAATCCGAGATCCTCTCCTGGCTCGGAAAGGGGAAGAAGATCGAGGACATCCTCCTGGGCGTCCACCGATCGAGCGCGTCCCGGTCGGTGATGCTCCTCTGGCGGACCGGAATCGAGGAGGAGGTGACGTTCACGGGCGGCGTGGCGAGGAACGTGGCCATGGTGGATTCGCTCCAGCGCGAGCTGAATCTGCGTGTGAACACGAGCGAGGAGTCGCACTACATCGGGGCGCTGGGGGCGGCCCTCTTCGCGCTCGACCACATCCTCGCCGGAAGGGTCCCGGCCCACGCGCGCCGGAGCGCTTCATGA
- a CDS encoding 2-hydroxyacyl-CoA dehydratase family protein — MNHLPEQASTEIVGRANREGARLFRVWYDDLTRAAEEGRGAAYVFVMGSLGELLRAFDLPLVFPEINSLQTAVRKVAHEYLNEAEDFGYSPDICGYVKADIAAQRRDGRLPMGRIPRPKIAVLTNACNTYIKWAEIWERMYGVPVCVLDVPGSRSDGPLPGRGDRDFENDRTYVAAQLRELIAVLEGVTGTRFDVDRLREFLGHANRMNRGWNRVLELNRSRPSLFNALSDGTIYLGVSNGYRGAPEGAAYFDELVEEMEWKQANGIGTLVDERCRLVFVGVPCYPIFRRFTEFFTEHGGTFVNSTYLWFASGGSNLGFQYDLDDPIESLAEGLLLGVRDSMDSMFFPTNALARMVDEYDVDGVVFHPIKSCRTVSTGLADNRRALMERRDVPSLFIESDMMDRRVVSEAQLKNRIDAFFESIESRRQIASARHG, encoded by the coding sequence ATGAATCACCTGCCGGAGCAAGCGAGCACGGAGATCGTCGGTCGGGCCAACCGCGAGGGAGCGCGCCTCTTCCGCGTCTGGTACGACGACTTGACGCGCGCCGCGGAGGAGGGACGAGGAGCGGCCTACGTCTTCGTGATGGGAAGCCTGGGAGAGCTCCTCCGCGCGTTCGACCTTCCCCTCGTGTTCCCCGAGATCAACTCACTCCAGACCGCGGTTCGGAAAGTGGCCCACGAGTACCTGAACGAGGCCGAGGACTTCGGCTATTCCCCGGACATCTGCGGCTACGTGAAGGCCGACATCGCGGCCCAGCGGAGGGACGGACGGCTCCCGATGGGGCGCATCCCGCGCCCGAAGATCGCGGTGCTCACGAACGCGTGCAACACCTACATCAAGTGGGCGGAGATCTGGGAGCGCATGTACGGCGTGCCCGTCTGCGTCCTCGACGTGCCCGGCTCTCGGAGCGACGGCCCGCTTCCGGGCCGGGGCGACCGCGACTTCGAGAACGACCGAACCTACGTGGCCGCGCAGCTCCGGGAGCTGATCGCCGTCCTCGAGGGCGTCACCGGAACGCGCTTCGACGTGGACCGCCTGCGTGAGTTCCTGGGCCATGCCAACCGGATGAACCGCGGGTGGAACCGCGTGCTGGAGCTGAACCGGAGCCGCCCCTCCCTGTTCAACGCGCTCTCGGACGGGACGATCTACCTCGGAGTCTCGAACGGCTATCGCGGCGCGCCGGAGGGCGCCGCGTACTTCGACGAGCTGGTGGAGGAAATGGAGTGGAAGCAGGCGAACGGGATCGGAACGCTCGTCGACGAGCGCTGCCGGCTCGTCTTCGTCGGGGTGCCCTGCTATCCGATCTTCCGGCGCTTCACGGAGTTCTTCACGGAGCACGGGGGCACGTTCGTCAACTCGACCTACCTCTGGTTCGCCTCCGGCGGGTCGAACCTGGGTTTCCAGTACGACCTGGACGATCCCATCGAGAGCCTGGCGGAAGGGCTGCTCCTGGGCGTGCGAGACTCGATGGACAGCATGTTCTTCCCGACGAACGCGCTCGCCCGTATGGTCGACGAATACGACGTCGACGGCGTCGTCTTCCATCCCATCAAGAGCTGCAGGACCGTGTCCACGGGCCTCGCGGACAACCGGCGCGCGCTCATGGAGCGGCGGGACGTGCCGAGCCTCTTCATCGAGTCGGACATGATGGATCGCCGGGTGGTTTCCGAGGCTCAGCTCAAGAACCGGATCGACGCGTTCTTCGAGTCGATCGAGTCGCGGCGCCAGATCGCATCGGCACGGCACGGCTGA